A region of the Vigna unguiculata cultivar IT97K-499-35 chromosome 9, ASM411807v1, whole genome shotgun sequence genome:
ATACTACTCAAGCATGTAAACATAGAACAAACCAAGAACACCCAAGAATAACTTTGAACTGGTAAAtctagctccccttaccttgTTATACGCTAGCGGAATAGAGTGGTAACCCAAGAAAAGTAGTGGAGCACTGGAGCAAGGTATGGAGCTGAAAACAAACCCACATAGAGTTGAGAAAGGGGGTGCTAGGGAGAACCCAAGACAAAACCATTAGCCTCTGAACTGGAGAAAGAGAAGAACAAGGTTGGAGTTCGACTTACCTGGAAGTACAATATCCTTAGCTAGCTTGAAACAAAGGGGAGAACCTTTGTGCCCTAGCAAAGCTCTTACACTAGACGAGGGGAGGGAACAAGGAGCTGGTTTTTCTGAAAATGGAACAGAATGAAGGGGTTAGGGGCTGGCAAGGGTATTGGGTCCCCTTATTGGGTCGGCCTTAGGCCCACGAATGACTAGGCCCAAATACTCAGCTGAAAAGGACAAAAAGAGGGCTTACAatatctccccaacaacaaaaatttttcgtcctcgaaaaattaGACTTACCAGAATAGATATGGATATGAACTCCTCATCTCCTCCTCTAGCTCCCAGGTAGAGTCCTTTGTCCTTCGGTCCTAGATGACCTTCACAAGATTAGTAGCTCTTCCCTTGCGCTCCTTCACTTGGCGATCCTCTATAGCCACGTGTTGTACCACTACCTGGAGATCCTCCCTAACTTGCACATCCTCTGCCTCCAACACATGTGACGAGTCAAAAACATACTACCGTAGCTGTGAGACATGGAAGACTGGGTGTAGATTAGTCAATTAGGGTGGCAAtgcaatctcataagccacgggccctatcctcctcaagatctgatacggacccaagaacttaggagacaaCTTCCTTGATTGGATAGCCCTCCCCAcgccagtggttcgggtcaccctcaagaacacatgctccccagcctcaaactctaagGGCCTCCTCCTCCGGTCTGCATATGTTTTCTGCTGACTCTAAGATACTTGCAACCTATCCCTCACCAACTGCACCTTCTTTGTGGTTTGTTGCAACAACTCAGGTCCTACGAAAACTGACTCACCATCTTGGTACCAACATAagggagtcctacacctcctcccATACAAAGACTCATATGGCGCCATCCATATACTCGCCTGGAAactattgttgtaggtgaactccacCAGCGGTAACACCTCATCCCAACTACCAAGGTGGTCCAAGATACAtgtcctcaacaagtcctccaaGGATTGAATCACCCTCTCTGACTGGCCATCTGTTTGAGGATGATAGGCAGAACCCATCCTCAGCCTGCTACCCATAGCCTCCTGTAGCGTCTGCCAGAACCTCGAAGTGAACCGGGGGTCTCTGTCAAACACTATGCTACTGGGcactccatgaagtctcactatctctcggatgtagagttgggccaacttggccatagacattctGAGATTCACCgccaaaaagtgagcactcttcgTTAGCCGATCCATCACcacccatatagcatcatgCCTTCTCATGGTGCGAGGcaagtgggtaacaaaatccatagctatgctatcccacttccacaccGGAATATCTAAGGGTTGAAACGTTCCACCAGgtttctgatgctccaccttagCCTTTTGACAAGTCAAACAGGCCGATACGAACTGTGCAACTTCCTTTTTCATGCCTTGCCACCAAAAGTTTtccttgaggtcttggtacattttagtcatgccagggtgcAGACTAAAACGACTCTTATATCCTTCCTCAAGGACCAATCTTCTCAACTCAACATCATCTGGTACACAGACCCTGCCTCTGAACCTCAGCACACCATCACTACCCAAGGCAAACTCCTTGGCCTGATCTGACCCAAGTAGCTCTTTTACACTCTACAAACTAGCATCTTATGCTTGCTTCTCCTTAATCAAGCTCAGGAAGTCGCTAGATATAACCAAGGTGCTACACCTAATGAATTTTGGCTCCAACTCAAACTATAGCTTCATGTCTCTAAAGCTCTCAAGCAACTCCATCTCTTTTATCATCAGGTGTGCCACATGCACGGTCTTCCTACTCAGTGCgtctgccaccacattcgcTTTCCCTGGGTGATAGAGaagctcaaagtcgtagtccttcaaAAACTCTATCCACCGCCTTTACCTCATATTCAACTCTTTTTGATCAAAGAGATACTTCAAACTCTTGCGGTCACTAAACACACGGAACTGTAcaccatacaagtagtgcctccagatTTTCAAAGCAAAAACCACCACTGCTAAttctaggtcatgagtggggtagttcttctcatgaacctTCAACTGCCTTGAAGCATAAGCCACCACCTTCCTCTCTTGCATGAAGACACACCTAAGGCCCTGATGAAaggcatcacagtaaacctcaaagggtttactcacATCCGGGATTACCAATACTGGAGCACTCGTCAGCCTCTGCTTAAGCTCCTTGAAGCTCTCCTCACACCTATCAGTCAATACAAACGGTTGATCCCTCTTGGTTAGCTGTGTCAggggtgccactatcttggagaacctCTTTATAAACCTCCTGTAGTAGCCAGCTAAACCCACGAAGCTCCGAATCTTCGTCACAGACATGGGACATTCCCACTGTATTACGGCCTCCACCTTAGCTGGATCCATAGCTATACCTTGAGATGATATCACGTGCCCCAAGAACTGGACCTCTCTCATCCAAAAGTCACACTTTGACAACTTGGCAAACAATTGTCTCTCCCTCAAGATACCAAGCACAATCCTCAAATGCTCGGTATGTTCCTCATGCGTCCTGGAGTAGATaagaatgtcgtctatgaagaccacgacaaacttatctagaaacgggcggaagatccggttcatgtagtccatgaacaaagTAGGGGCATTAGTCACACCGAATGGCATGACAACATACTTGTAGTGCCCGTATCTGGATCTGAAAGTAACCTTCTCTACATCTTCTGCCTTCACcagaatctgatgataacctgatcggagatcaatcttggagaacactAACGCCCAATGtagctgatccatcaaatcatctattctTGGCAAGGGGTACTTGTTTTTGATGGTCAGCTTGTTCAGCTgcctataatccacacacaacctcgagccgccatccttcttctttaccaacaagACGGGCGCTCCCCACGACGAAGCACTCGGTCGTATAAACTGTTTCTCGAGCAATTCCTCTATCTGCTTCTTTAACTCCACCAACTCCGTTGGAGCCATGCGGTAAGGAGCTATCGACACAGGGCCAGCTCCCGGTACCAAGTCTATGGAGAACTCAACTTCTCTCCTCAGTGGTAAACTTGGTACCTCTTCGGGGAACACAAAGTCCCTGACCACTAATATCACGGTGATCCTCTCCTCCTTCTCAACCTCTATCGTGGCAAAGATCATATAGCACTGTGCATCGTCCCGGATTTCCTTCATAACCCCATGTGAAGacaacaactcaggctcctctgagttggagaacaacagcttcttctcccgacaatcTATGAGAACatgattggcagagagccaatccattcccaagatcatATCTAGCCCTTGCAGAGGGAGGCATATGAGATTGACCTTGTATACGCGTCCCTCTACCTCAACTGGACATCTAGCACACACAGAAGAAGTCCTAACCAACCCAGATGTCGGGGTAGATACCACGAGGTCAAACGGTAGCTCACACACCGGTAGACCCAACTCCCGCACACATGACTCtaacacaaaagagtgtgtcgctccagaatcaaaaAGCACGCAACAGGACTTGCTAGatatcacacaacaaccaatCACAAGGTTACCTGAACTCGCTGCCTCTGACCCAGTCATCGCATAAACCCTGCTTGAAGCTTGAGGCATGCTGCCTCCTCTCCTCTGTTGAGTCTAACCAGAAGTCTGGCTCGGAGTCTGTGGTGAAGGTCTTGCCACTACCCTCCTCAAAGTGGGACAATCTCTACCAAAGTGGCCCTCCCTGCCACAATGGTTGCACCTGCGGAACCCGGATAACTACGGGCAGAAACTCTTCACATGCGGTCCTCCGCAGTGGTGGCACTAGATCCTACTAGGCGGGGAAGAAAAGCCTCTAGACCCCTGTGGCTGTGGATGAGGCCTAGCACAtggcttcttcttctcttcaacTCTCGGCCtagacccagatggtccactaACTCTTTGTTGTGGCTGCTGCTGGGCTTCCACCTCTACCTTCATCCGCTCCATGACCCTGGCCTTTTCCACCAAGgccgcaaagtccttgatggacagtAGGGCCACCATCATGCGAATGTCTCCTCTaagaccattctcaaactttctgcaacgccactcctcatcgagtgaCATAGTGTAGAAACGCCCCAAATGCTTGAACCTCTCGGCGTACTCAGCTACTGACTTGTTCCCATGTGTCAACTAGAGGAACACTACCTCCTTTGCGTATGTCACGCTGTCCGGAAAGTACTCTGAAAGAAACCTCCTTTTGAAGGCTTCCTATGTGACATCCTCATGCTTCTCTTCCATCACTAGCCTCATGCTGGCCCACCAATGCTCAGCCTCTCCTGTGAGCATGTAGACAGTGAAAGCAAGCCTGCTCTCATCGGGGCACCTCTTGGCATCAAATATGTGCTCCATATCCTTCATCCATTGGTCCGCCTGGTCGGGACTCatcttgccatcaaacttggcggggtggtgcttcaaaaagtcttccaaactccattAAGGGGGTGGAGGTTGGGGATGAGGACCATACATCTGAGCACCAGCAGCATTCTCCCCTAACTGGCGGAGAGTATCCACGTGCTGCCTCTGAGCGTCCTCAGCAGCCTGcctagcagcctccatctgctgtaTCACAAAGTTTTGTTGCTCAAGAGAGGCTTCATGGCGCTGTATCACTGCCTCGTGCTGCTGCAACATGGCATTGCTTTGCGGGGTCAAAGCAGCAGTCATTGCCTCGATCGCCTTAGCAAGGTCTTGCCTATCGCCCTGAGGGGGTGAAGGAGGAGTTATACGCGGGGGTGCCATAACACTGGACACATAGAAAGAACCATCAGAACTTGGTTAGACTGGAAACTCATCTAAACACAACAAGAAAGGCACAACGAAAGTTAAGCAAATACATAACCAACAGACA
Encoded here:
- the LOC114163547 gene encoding uncharacterized protein LOC114163547 produces the protein MSPDQADQWMKDMEHIFDAKRCPDESRLAFTVYMLTGEAEHWWASMRLVMEEKHEDSVAEYAERFKHLGRFYTMSLDEEWRCRKFENGLRGDIRMMVALLSIKDFAALVEKARVMERMKVEVEAQQQPQQRVSGPSGSRPRVEEKKKPCARPHPQPQGSRGFSSPPSRI